The following coding sequences lie in one Palaemon carinicauda isolate YSFRI2023 chromosome 7, ASM3689809v2, whole genome shotgun sequence genomic window:
- the LOC137644070 gene encoding mitochondrial S-adenosylmethionine carrier protein — protein MSHKEPTFSASLIAGGIAGTAVDITLFPLDTIKTRFQSEKGFRASGGFRGIYSGLGPAAIASAPNAAAFFCTYEAFKKILGPRVGEPYQPCVHMIAASAGEVVACVIRVPMEIVKQRRQAQLYQSSVQVVKDTLRYEGIRGLYRGYLSTVAREIPFSFIQFPLWEVFKKWWSQYQGRYVESWQASLCGAVAGGLSAAITTPLDVAKTRIMLAERESVVARGSIKNAVQTVYAQQGFSGLFAGVIPRTMWISIGGAVFFGAYEKAKNIVSTSSGKL, from the exons ATGAGTCACAAGGAGCCTACATTTTCTGCATCTTTGATA GCAGGTGGCATTGCTGGCACTGCTGTGGATATTACCCTATTTCCTCTGGACACTATCAAGACTCGTTTTCAAAGTGAGAAAGGGTTCAGGGCTTCAGGAGGATTTCGAGGGATATATAGCGGATTAGGTCCAGCTGCAATTGCATCTGCCCCAAATG CTGCTGCATTTTTTTGCACATATGAAGCTTTCAAGAAGATATTAGGCCCAAGGGTAGGAGAGCCTTACCAGCCATGTGTACATATGATCGCGGCATCTGCTGGAGAAGTG GTAGCTTGCGTAATAAGAGTACCCATGGAGATTGTGAAGCAGAGACGGCAGGCTCAGTTATATCAATCGTCTGTTCAGGTAGTTAAAGACACGCTTAGATACGAGGGAATCAGAGGATTATACAGAGGTTATTTGAGCACAGTGGCCAGAGAGATTCCATTTTCGTTTATACAATTTCCTTTATGGGAGGTTTTCAAAAAGTGGTGGTCTCAATATCAGGGAAGATACGTGGAATCCTGGCAAGCATCACTTTGTGGAGCGGTAGCCG GTGGATTGTCAGCAGCAATAACGACTCCATTAGATGTTGCAAAAACCAGAATAATGTTAGCAGAACGAGAAAGTGTTGTTGCAAGAGGCAGCATTAAGAATGCAGTACAAACGGTTTATGCTCAGCAGGGTTTCTCAGG GTTATTTGCAGGGGTGATACCAAGAACTATGTGGATATCAATTGGAGGAGCAGTGTTTTTTGGGGCATATGAAAAGgcaaaaaatattgtaagtacGAGTTCTGGGAAATTATGA